The Bryobacteraceae bacterium genome includes a window with the following:
- the cutA gene encoding divalent-cation tolerance protein CutA yields MTDKILVSTTCGSEEEAKRLAQLLVEERLAACVQILPQVFSVYRWRGAVEEGCECLLLVKSRRDLFGELCRRLRAAHSYELPEIVALPVVDGDLDYLSWIDAGLRSPESLQDTPAV; encoded by the coding sequence ATGACCGACAAGATCCTTGTTTCGACGACCTGCGGCTCGGAAGAGGAGGCGAAGCGGCTGGCGCAGCTGCTCGTGGAGGAGCGGCTGGCGGCGTGCGTGCAGATCCTGCCGCAGGTGTTCAGCGTGTACCGCTGGCGCGGCGCGGTGGAGGAAGGCTGCGAGTGCCTGCTGCTGGTGAAAAGCCGGCGGGACCTTTTCGGGGAGCTGTGCCGGCGGCTGCGGGCGGCGCACTCGTACGAGCTGCCCGAGATCGTCGCCCTGCCTGTCGTGGACGGAGACCTGGACTATCTGTCGTGGATTGACGCCGGGCTGCGCAGCCCCGAGTCCTTGCAGGACACTCCGGCCGTGTGA
- a CDS encoding glucarate transporter has translation MTAPQAPTRARHWVVFFAVTLAILAYIDRVAISQAAPLISKDLGFSKQEMGYIFSAFALAYAAFEIPGGWMGDWMGPRRVLMRIVLWWSFFTAATGWAWNFVSMWIVRFLFGAGEAGCFPNLTKAFTTWLPVHERVRAQGIMWSFARWGGAFTPPLFALLFRFMGWRDVFHVFGLIGLVWAFFFYRWYRDNPKDHPAVNEAELALLEGAEKTASGHGDVPWGKMVRRGSVWLLWAQYFLLTYPWYFYITWLPTYLQEARHMDMGTSARYAILPLLFGGIGSMFAGFLAKYVSLWLGSVDRARRWMGAAGFLGAAGFLLVSTLTKDPLPAMLAMGLASFCNDLVMPGAWGACMDIGGKYAGTLSGSMNMMGNIAGILAPSIGGFILMHTGNDWNLFLFTMAGAYFLGAFCWPFIHSTRPLED, from the coding sequence ATGACTGCGCCGCAAGCTCCTACGCGCGCCCGTCACTGGGTGGTGTTTTTCGCCGTCACGCTGGCCATCCTGGCGTACATCGACCGCGTGGCCATCTCGCAGGCGGCGCCGCTGATCTCGAAGGATCTGGGCTTCAGCAAGCAGGAGATGGGCTACATCTTCTCTGCGTTTGCGCTGGCCTATGCGGCGTTCGAGATTCCGGGCGGCTGGATGGGGGACTGGATGGGGCCGCGGCGGGTGCTGATGCGGATCGTGCTGTGGTGGTCGTTCTTCACGGCGGCCACGGGCTGGGCGTGGAACTTCGTCTCGATGTGGATCGTGCGGTTCCTGTTCGGCGCAGGCGAGGCAGGCTGCTTTCCGAACCTCACCAAGGCGTTCACCACCTGGCTGCCCGTGCACGAGCGGGTGCGCGCGCAGGGGATCATGTGGTCGTTCGCGCGGTGGGGCGGGGCGTTTACGCCGCCGCTGTTCGCGCTGCTGTTCCGCTTCATGGGCTGGCGCGACGTGTTCCACGTGTTCGGGCTGATCGGCCTGGTGTGGGCGTTCTTCTTCTACCGCTGGTACCGCGACAACCCGAAGGACCACCCGGCGGTGAACGAGGCGGAGCTGGCGCTGCTGGAGGGCGCGGAGAAGACGGCGTCGGGCCACGGCGACGTGCCGTGGGGCAAGATGGTGCGGCGCGGCTCGGTGTGGCTGCTGTGGGCGCAGTATTTCCTGCTGACCTATCCCTGGTACTTCTACATCACGTGGCTGCCCACATACCTGCAGGAGGCGCGCCACATGGACATGGGCACCAGCGCGCGCTACGCCATTCTGCCGCTGCTGTTCGGCGGGATCGGCTCGATGTTCGCCGGGTTTCTGGCCAAGTATGTCTCGCTGTGGCTCGGGTCGGTGGACCGGGCGCGGCGCTGGATGGGCGCGGCAGGCTTTCTGGGCGCGGCGGGATTCCTGCTCGTCTCCACTCTGACGAAAGACCCGCTGCCGGCGATGCTGGCCATGGGGCTGGCGTCGTTCTGCAACGACCTGGTGATGCCGGGCGCATGGGGCGCGTGCATGGACATCGGCGGAAAATACGCGGGGACGCTCTCCGGCTCGATGAACATGATGGGCAACATCGCCGGAATTCTTGCGCCTTCCATTGGCGGTTTCATCCTCATGCACACGGGCAACGACTGGAACCTGTTCCTGTTCACGATGGCGGGCGCCTATTTCCTGGGGGCGTTCTGCTGGCCTTTCATCCATTCCAC